In Bacteroidota bacterium, the DNA window AGTTCTTTGACTGTATTGCCCGATTCATCCTTAACCACGCTAAACTGCTCATCATAAACCGTTACTTCCTTTTCTTCATACTTGATTTCCTCGGCAAGATATAGTTTGTTCAAAGGTTTTTCCAGACTTTCCGACACACTGCGGTCTGTATAAAATTTAGCCCAACGAGTCAATGCAGTGCCATTCTGTTTGAACACCGCCCAAAACATGATACTAACAGCAAAAATGGCAAGCAAAGCAGCAATGGGTCTTTTTTCAAATGTATTAGCTTTAAAATAGAGAGAAACATAAAAAATAATAACCGGAATACAAGCGAAAATGAAAGCATCTGTACTGTCACTGCCTAAGATATTGCCGGGGATGAACCAACCGATTGCACCGGAAAGGATAGCCGGCACAAACACCATTAGCAAAACACGGCTAAGGCTCATATCGCCTGCTTGTTTGGGTTTAATAATATTCGCCTGTTTATAGTGTTTCAACCCGAATGAAAACACAACCAATCCCAAAAACATACCTATACCTGCGGTCATAAACGCTGCACCCCAGTCAAACTTGTTGCGCATAAAGGCTGCAATGATGTTGCATATAAACGCACCAATATTGATACCCATATAGAAAATGCTATAACCCGAATCTTTGTATGGTTTATACTTTTCTTCCGAATATAAATTACCCAATAAGGTGGAAATATTGGGTTTGAACATCCCATTACCCAAAATTATCAATGCCAATGCCACATAGAACGAAGTCATACCGGGAATTGCCAATGCAATATAGCCGGCACCCATCATGGTTCCACCAATATAAACGGATTTGACATAGCCCAAAATCCTATCGGCTATAAAACCTCCTAAAAAAGGCGTTAGGTAAGTAAGTGCAATGAAAGTTCCGAAAATATCGTCTGCATTTCGGTCGCCAAAAGCCATTCCGCCCTTGTCCACATCAATCATATACAGCACAAATATGCCCAGCATCAAATAATAGCCAAATCGTTCCCACATTTCGGTAAAGAACAGATATGGCAGTGCCGCAGGGTGTTTCTTGTTTGTATTTGTCATTCTAATATTATGTTTTAATTGTTATATGTAGAAATTCAGATTCATGCCTTAATAAACCTAAGCATAGCCCAGTCTCCATCTGTTTTTGTATCAATCCAACGAAGTGGTACTGTCTTTTTCAATACGTCAATATCTGACTGCAAAAAACCACTCAAAAACAGCTCGCCACCGGAATTGAGGTGTTGTTCATACAACTCTGCATCATCTAACAAGACTCCAAGGTTAATATTGGCAATGAAAATATCATAGGATTTCCCCAATTTGCTCAATATCCGAGCATCGCCTTTATATACCTGAATTTTATTGCCAAAGTTGTTCAATTCAAAATTTTCTACAGCATTTTCAACCGAGCGGTCATCAATATCCACAGCAATAATCTCACCCGCACCTTTCTGCCCTGCATAGATTGCCAAAATACCGGTGCCAGTGCCCATATCCATCACAGACTTCCCGGTTAAATCTGCCTCCATAAGACTTTCTAAAATCATTTTTGTGGTTTGATGGTGTCCGGTGCCAAAAGACATCTTTGGGTCAATGATGATTTCATGTTCAAAATGAGCCGCTTGAGGGTGAAAGCTGCCTCGTACATATAACTTGTCTTTAATGGCGATAGGTTGAAAATAATTTTGTTCCCAAACCTCATTCCAATTCTTGTCTTCAATCCGC includes these proteins:
- the prmA gene encoding 50S ribosomal protein L11 methyltransferase; translation: MDVFCYPCSEDMTNNDHTQITLNILEPVQENVDIASAYLTSIGYVGFVEENNQLLAYIPVSEFDLETLNQLVAELSQNHIVELNYQMERIEDKNWNEVWEQNYFQPIAIKDKLYVRGSFHPQAAHFEHEIIIDPKMSFGTGHHQTTKMILESLMEADLTGKSVMDMGTGTGILAIYAGQKGAGEIIAVDIDDRSVENAVENFELNNFGNKIQVYKGDARILSKLGKSYDIFIANINLGVLLDDAELYEQHLNSGGELFLSGFLQSDIDVLKKTVPLRWIDTKTDGDWAMLRFIKA
- a CDS encoding peptide MFS transporter, which codes for MTNTNKKHPAALPYLFFTEMWERFGYYLMLGIFVLYMIDVDKGGMAFGDRNADDIFGTFIALTYLTPFLGGFIADRILGYVKSVYIGGTMMGAGYIALAIPGMTSFYVALALIILGNGMFKPNISTLLGNLYSEEKYKPYKDSGYSIFYMGINIGAFICNIIAAFMRNKFDWGAAFMTAGIGMFLGLVVFSFGLKHYKQANIIKPKQAGDMSLSRVLLMVFVPAILSGAIGWFIPGNILGSDSTDAFIFACIPVIIFYVSLYFKANTFEKRPIAALLAIFAVSIMFWAVFKQNGTALTRWAKFYTDRSVSESLEKPLNKLYLAEEIKYEEKEVTVYDEQFSVVKDESGNTVKELGRDIYFRNASPHTLPAEGQSAYIINTELFQSVNPFWIIILTPIVVGIFLMLGRRNREPSTPSKIALGLFISALSCLVMVAAAYIGSNGAVKVSPLWLVACYGVITVGELCLSPMGLSLVSKLSPPRITALMMGGFFLSTAIGNKLSGVLASMWYDYEHKANFFWTNFVLLMIATVLALSILKWLNKIVKENGA